A window of the Leucothrix mucor DSM 2157 genome harbors these coding sequences:
- a CDS encoding DUF4360 domain-containing protein: MRGFWVLAIVGTFAVSGGASAMNSDVRLTKIKYQGNGCPAGSVSVNILPNKRAIRAVFNNYNAQLSGQPGQLVKRCKLTMSLELPRNRRVKLRQIRFRGFVDLPANAHARMSRNYRFDNSTEKVTNNWQGKRYQEVVLREPFNVGWSACGRDIKLEMDSVLEVISRTKLPSGVGVDSFNQLNGRNYRGERGVKFMLDYTPC, translated from the coding sequence TTGAGAGGTTTTTGGGTTTTGGCGATTGTGGGGACTTTCGCCGTATCGGGTGGGGCTAGTGCAATGAACTCCGATGTTCGTTTAACGAAGATAAAGTACCAAGGGAATGGTTGTCCGGCAGGCTCGGTATCGGTGAATATTTTGCCGAATAAGCGGGCCATTCGTGCGGTGTTTAATAATTATAATGCTCAGCTTTCTGGCCAACCAGGTCAATTAGTAAAGCGCTGTAAGCTGACGATGAGTCTTGAGTTGCCGAGAAATCGTCGTGTTAAATTACGTCAGATCCGGTTTCGTGGGTTTGTCGATCTACCCGCTAATGCACATGCCAGAATGTCACGTAACTATCGGTTTGATAATAGTACCGAGAAAGTGACCAACAACTGGCAAGGTAAGCGATATCAAGAAGTGGTTCTGCGTGAGCCGTTTAATGTCGGCTGGTCTGCCTGTGGTAGAGATATTAAACTAGAAATGGACTCTGTTCTGGAGGTAATTAGTAGAACAAAGTTGCCATCTGGCGTTGGAGTGGATTCTTTTAATCAGCTAAATGGACGGAACTATCGCGGTGAGCGTGGTGTAAAGTTTATGCTGGATTATACGCCTTGCTAG
- a CDS encoding OsmC family protein, which translates to MKARVKWLDHMSFVGESDSGHSVVMDGAPAAGGRNLGVRPMEMLLLGLGGCSSFDVVMILQKARQNITNCEVEITAERADTEPKVFTNIHLHFIVEGHNVSEARVERAVALSAEKYCSAAKMLEKVATITHDFELRDSAQAV; encoded by the coding sequence ATGAAAGCGCGAGTTAAATGGTTAGATCACATGAGCTTTGTTGGAGAGTCTGATAGTGGGCACTCTGTTGTAATGGATGGCGCACCGGCGGCTGGTGGTCGCAATCTGGGCGTACGCCCAATGGAGATGTTGCTGCTGGGTTTAGGCGGTTGCTCATCCTTTGATGTAGTGATGATTTTACAAAAGGCTCGACAGAATATTACCAACTGCGAAGTTGAGATTACCGCAGAGCGTGCAGACACAGAGCCGAAGGTGTTTACCAATATTCATCTGCACTTCATCGTCGAAGGTCATAATGTCAGCGAAGCACGGGTCGAACGTGCAGTCGCTTTGTCAGCAGAAAAGTATTGCTCTGCCGCAAAAATGTTAGAAAAAGTTGCCACCATTACACATGATTTTGAATTACGGGATTCCGCTCAGGCGGTCTGA
- a CDS encoding carbamoyltransferase family protein gives MPQYILGISAFYHDSAAALIGDGELLAAAQEERFSRKKHDPAFPAQAIAYCLDEAGIRLADVHSIVFYDKPLLKFERLLETYLSYAPRGFKSFMTAIPVWIKEKLFLKKMLKQELSTVSGLAESELPTLLFTEHHQSHAASAFYPSPYESAAVMCLDGVGEWATTSVWVGEKNQLTPQWEIDFPHSLGLLYSAFTYYTGFRVNSGEYKLMGLAPYGEPVYVDLILDNLLDLKEDGTFRLNMEYFGYATGLTMTNKRFAKLFGQPAREPEAELTQREMDIARSIQVVTEEIVLRLARTVHQETGLDNLCLAGGVALNCVANGRLLREGPFKSIWIQPAAGDAGGAIGAALSACHEYEGQPRQVQAGDAMKGAYLGPSYDAQAIREYLDSVGAVYQELKDESLFSAVAEQLEQEKVIGWFAGRMEFGPRALGGRSIIGDARSKKMQSVMNLKIKYRESFRPFAPLIKHDKVSEWFDHEGPSPYMLIVAPVKESKRTLMSEEQAKLFGIDKLNVPRSEIPAVTHVDYSARLQTVHPETNPRFYNLLDAFEQKTGCPLLVNTSFNVRGEPIVNTPEDAYRCFMRTEMDFLVLENFLIDKTQQPNWQESADWKQEFELD, from the coding sequence ATGCCGCAGTATATTCTCGGAATTTCAGCATTTTATCACGACAGCGCCGCGGCGTTGATTGGTGATGGCGAGCTGTTAGCGGCAGCTCAGGAAGAGCGCTTTAGCCGTAAAAAGCACGATCCCGCTTTTCCGGCACAGGCTATTGCCTATTGTCTTGATGAAGCCGGTATTCGCTTGGCAGATGTACACTCTATTGTGTTTTACGATAAGCCATTACTTAAGTTTGAACGCTTACTAGAAACTTATCTTTCCTATGCGCCAAGGGGCTTCAAGTCGTTTATGACGGCGATTCCGGTTTGGATTAAAGAAAAACTGTTTCTAAAGAAAATGCTAAAACAAGAGTTGTCGACTGTTTCAGGCCTCGCAGAGTCAGAGCTACCGACACTGTTGTTTACCGAACATCATCAATCCCATGCGGCTTCTGCTTTTTACCCTAGCCCTTATGAAAGCGCGGCAGTTATGTGCTTGGATGGCGTGGGTGAGTGGGCGACTACCTCAGTTTGGGTCGGAGAGAAGAATCAATTAACACCACAGTGGGAGATCGATTTCCCACATTCATTGGGGTTGTTGTATTCCGCGTTTACCTACTACACCGGTTTTCGTGTTAATTCCGGCGAATACAAGTTGATGGGCTTGGCTCCTTATGGTGAGCCGGTTTATGTTGATTTGATTTTAGATAATCTGCTGGATTTAAAAGAGGACGGTACTTTCCGTCTTAATATGGAATATTTTGGTTATGCCACTGGCTTGACCATGACGAATAAGCGCTTTGCTAAACTGTTTGGTCAGCCTGCCAGAGAGCCTGAAGCTGAGTTGACCCAGAGGGAAATGGATATTGCGCGCTCAATCCAAGTGGTTACCGAAGAAATTGTGTTGCGTTTGGCCAGAACAGTCCACCAAGAAACGGGATTGGATAATCTTTGTTTGGCGGGTGGCGTTGCACTGAATTGTGTGGCAAACGGCCGTTTATTGCGTGAAGGGCCATTCAAGTCTATCTGGATTCAACCGGCTGCGGGCGATGCGGGTGGTGCAATTGGCGCAGCGTTATCTGCTTGTCATGAATATGAAGGGCAGCCGCGTCAGGTACAAGCAGGCGATGCGATGAAGGGCGCTTACCTTGGGCCTTCGTATGATGCGCAAGCAATTCGTGAGTACTTGGATAGTGTCGGTGCGGTGTATCAGGAATTGAAGGACGAGTCCTTGTTTAGTGCAGTGGCTGAGCAATTGGAACAAGAAAAAGTAATTGGCTGGTTTGCTGGACGTATGGAGTTTGGCCCTCGGGCATTGGGTGGACGCTCAATCATCGGTGACGCACGCAGTAAAAAAATGCAGTCGGTTATGAATCTCAAAATTAAGTATCGGGAATCATTCCGCCCCTTTGCGCCACTGATCAAGCATGACAAAGTGTCCGAGTGGTTTGATCACGAAGGACCTAGTCCTTACATGTTAATTGTCGCACCGGTCAAAGAGAGCAAGCGCACGTTGATGAGTGAGGAGCAAGCGAAGCTTTTTGGCATTGATAAGCTTAATGTGCCTCGCTCTGAGATTCCGGCAGTAACTCATGTGGATTACTCGGCACGGCTGCAAACAGTTCACCCGGAAACCAATCCCCGTTTTTATAATTTGTTAGATGCTTTTGAGCAGAAAACGGGTTGTCCTTTATTGGTTAATACCTCGTTTAATGTGCGTGGTGAGCCCATTGTGAATACGCCGGAAGATGCTTACCGCTGTTTTATGCGTACTGAGATGGACTTTTTAGTGCTTGAAAACTTTTTGATTGATAAAACACAGCAACCGAACTGGCAAGAGTCCGCCGATTGGAAGCAAGAATTCGAGTTGGATTGA
- a CDS encoding C40 family peptidase, giving the protein MKLVFQRGTMRMVSCLLLVALWSAPQAVLAQDDLLLKQAYQSLFGTNWPKGVNSEAPAKAVQQKTQLRQRLTQTARKQLRIPYVWGGTSRRGFDCSGLIQYVYKQLNMTLPRTAAQQYRESRRVKTHELQPGDLIFFHTRLRSRSRINHVGMYLGNNSFIHAPRKGRTVSIDKLNSYWKKRMIGGGRLF; this is encoded by the coding sequence ATGAAGTTAGTATTTCAACGCGGCACCATGCGTATGGTGTCGTGCCTGTTGCTTGTGGCTTTGTGGTCAGCACCACAGGCTGTATTGGCGCAGGATGACTTATTATTAAAGCAGGCTTATCAGTCTTTATTTGGAACCAACTGGCCGAAAGGTGTCAATAGTGAGGCACCAGCGAAAGCCGTTCAGCAAAAAACACAGCTTCGCCAGCGATTAACTCAGACGGCCCGCAAGCAATTGCGTATTCCCTACGTTTGGGGTGGTACTTCCCGACGAGGTTTTGATTGCAGCGGTCTCATTCAATATGTGTATAAGCAGTTGAATATGACCTTGCCGCGGACGGCCGCTCAGCAGTATCGGGAAAGTCGCCGAGTTAAAACGCATGAGTTGCAGCCGGGTGATTTGATTTTTTTCCACACGCGCCTTCGTAGCCGTTCACGAATCAATCATGTCGGCATGTACTTGGGAAACAACAGTTTTATACATGCGCCGCGCAAAGGTCGGACGGTATCAATCGACAAGCTGAATAGTTATTGGAAAAAACGTATGATTGGTGGAGGACGGCTTTTTTAG
- a CDS encoding serine/threonine protein kinase, translating to MAVQGDEPVESGYFAEVEDLFFDALELPPEQRDTWLQERCAGRQEIFTEVQTLLEAHLSSEAFLSESPDLKGIAACPDLSGRRLGNYQVVEEIARGGMGRVYSADRVDGEYEQRVAIKVVELGNVEADMFRRERQTLANLEHPNIVTLLDGGTLEEGFPYLVMELVEGQAIDLYNISHKLDRKTLVSLFCTLCNVVDQAHQQSVIHCDLKPANILVTENGILKLLDFGISQSLIKTHDEYTEEMGSQALTPEYSSPQRQQHLPPHITDDVYSLGVVLAQLLIGGDLPRVATELLVKKRYKQINHEQLLGLISSHELRMIVKKAISPIPEQRYASAKLMGEDLRNWLDEKPIDAISHGKFWHFHTVHKNISRNRQFWLIVLGIFVAVGAGAAYLDYQQKREVTKLNLQAAVSARRVSNDLTAVISRTQPSLAVQLELTELAINNIEKSLGEVPDNIPARFVLAESLTRYGKLKGHPNYLNEGDTTTAIDFLTQAEGHLEDLQELIKTVAPDMLLGDENDDKIDAAAIQLDLLRVRRLLAEIRIYTEPREQGLAKLAEVEAAFDAITYNSESRKRRTEYVNDLLYFAQANLLTKQFDQFEKHLDQAEQLLNSLATVQRESEVELLKDVRFFRAFIKELRGHFWYLKGNPQRAVSYYQTIVDSQTDMRMTPLLNRVAEIRACLVLADGQADLAKRLRDDIRTRRGDLAREHPDAQYLLQRKARIDSESLSLEQQLQCSNPEFILFPFEPLGPEAAQRVKENN from the coding sequence ATGGCTGTACAAGGAGATGAACCGGTAGAGTCTGGTTATTTCGCCGAAGTCGAAGATTTATTCTTCGATGCACTAGAGCTTCCCCCGGAGCAGCGCGACACCTGGCTACAGGAGCGCTGTGCAGGGCGGCAGGAAATCTTTACCGAAGTTCAGACATTATTAGAGGCACATTTGTCTTCCGAGGCATTTCTTTCAGAGTCTCCGGACTTGAAGGGAATTGCTGCGTGCCCGGACCTTTCTGGTCGTCGTTTGGGCAACTATCAAGTCGTCGAAGAAATTGCCCGTGGTGGTATGGGGCGAGTGTATTCAGCTGATCGGGTTGATGGGGAATACGAGCAGCGCGTTGCGATTAAAGTGGTTGAGCTGGGCAATGTCGAAGCGGATATGTTTCGTCGCGAGCGCCAAACCTTGGCCAATCTTGAGCACCCGAATATTGTCACCTTACTGGATGGTGGCACGCTAGAAGAGGGCTTCCCCTATCTGGTGATGGAGTTGGTTGAAGGCCAGGCCATTGATCTTTATAACATCAGCCACAAGCTGGACAGAAAAACACTGGTCAGCTTATTTTGCACCTTGTGTAATGTCGTTGACCAAGCACACCAGCAAAGCGTGATTCATTGCGACCTCAAACCTGCCAACATTCTGGTAACCGAAAACGGCATTCTTAAGCTGCTCGATTTTGGTATCTCACAGTCCTTAATTAAAACGCACGACGAATATACCGAAGAAATGGGCTCACAAGCACTGACTCCGGAATATTCCAGCCCTCAACGTCAACAGCATTTGCCTCCGCATATCACGGACGATGTTTACAGTTTAGGCGTGGTATTGGCTCAGTTGCTGATTGGTGGTGATTTGCCGCGAGTGGCGACTGAATTACTGGTCAAAAAGCGCTATAAGCAAATTAATCACGAGCAATTGCTTGGGCTGATCTCATCCCATGAACTGCGGATGATAGTTAAAAAAGCGATTAGTCCTATCCCTGAGCAGCGTTATGCCAGTGCAAAGCTAATGGGTGAAGACTTACGTAATTGGTTGGATGAAAAGCCAATCGATGCGATTAGTCATGGAAAATTTTGGCACTTTCACACAGTACATAAAAACATCAGTCGTAACCGACAGTTCTGGTTAATTGTGCTGGGGATTTTTGTTGCCGTTGGTGCTGGAGCGGCTTATCTGGATTATCAGCAAAAGCGCGAAGTGACCAAGTTAAACTTGCAGGCAGCGGTCTCGGCGCGTCGGGTTAGTAATGACCTGACTGCGGTAATCAGCCGTACTCAGCCCTCGCTGGCGGTGCAGTTAGAGCTTACTGAGCTGGCAATTAATAATATTGAAAAAAGCCTTGGCGAGGTGCCTGATAATATTCCGGCCCGATTCGTATTGGCCGAAAGCTTGACGCGTTACGGCAAGCTCAAAGGGCATCCAAACTATTTGAATGAAGGCGATACCACTACCGCCATTGATTTTCTAACGCAGGCAGAAGGTCATCTGGAAGATTTGCAGGAACTCATCAAGACTGTGGCTCCGGACATGCTGCTGGGTGATGAGAATGACGACAAAATTGATGCGGCAGCAATCCAGTTAGATTTGCTTCGGGTGCGGCGCTTATTGGCCGAGATTCGCATTTATACCGAGCCTCGGGAGCAGGGTTTGGCTAAACTTGCGGAAGTTGAAGCGGCGTTTGATGCAATTACTTATAACAGTGAGAGCCGCAAGCGAAGGACTGAATACGTTAACGATTTATTGTACTTTGCGCAGGCAAACCTACTGACTAAGCAATTCGACCAGTTTGAAAAGCATTTAGATCAGGCCGAGCAATTATTAAATAGCTTGGCGACGGTGCAGCGTGAGTCGGAAGTCGAATTATTAAAAGATGTGCGCTTTTTCCGCGCCTTTATCAAGGAGCTAAGAGGGCATTTTTGGTATCTTAAAGGCAACCCGCAACGTGCAGTGTCTTATTATCAGACGATTGTGGATAGTCAAACGGATATGCGGATGACGCCGTTACTGAATCGGGTGGCTGAAATACGTGCCTGTTTGGTCCTAGCGGATGGCCAAGCAGATTTAGCAAAGCGCTTGCGTGATGATATTCGTACTCGGCGTGGTGATTTAGCCCGTGAGCATCCGGACGCTCAGTACCTATTGCAACGAAAAGCACGCATTGATAGTGAAAGCTTATCCCTTGAGCAGCAGCTGCAATGTAGCAACCCTGAATTCATCCTGTTTCCATTTGAGCCGCTCGGGCCGGAAGCGGCTCAGCGAGTTAAAGAGAATAATTAA
- the ispB gene encoding octaprenyl diphosphate synthase, with the protein MEFKEIQALIADDMGAVNALIQQRLQSDVVLVNQLSHYIIGNGGKRLRPMLALLTARACGYQGQHHIDLAAIVEFIHTATLLHDDVVDESDLRRGKDTANNIWGNQAAVLVGDFLYSRAFEMMVDVGEMRVMQVLAQATNIIAEGEVLQLLNCNDADTTEARYLEVIYSKTAKLFEAASQLGAILSGLPKDQEQAMADYGMHLGTAFQLIDDILDYSATADEMGKNVGDDLAEGKPTLPLIIALQRSTSDDAQMIREAIEQGGLDRIDDIISVINSTGALDYARSIAEQETAKAIECLQCLPDSDEKAALTALAWFSIQRQH; encoded by the coding sequence ATGGAATTTAAGGAAATTCAGGCACTGATCGCCGATGATATGGGCGCGGTAAATGCTTTAATTCAACAACGTTTGCAATCAGATGTCGTTTTGGTGAATCAACTAAGCCACTATATCATTGGTAATGGCGGTAAACGACTCCGCCCCATGCTTGCCTTGCTCACGGCTCGCGCCTGTGGATACCAAGGGCAACATCATATTGATCTGGCGGCAATTGTGGAATTTATCCATACTGCCACCCTACTTCACGACGATGTCGTTGATGAATCTGACCTGCGCCGCGGCAAAGATACCGCCAATAATATCTGGGGCAACCAAGCGGCTGTTCTGGTCGGTGATTTTTTATATTCCCGTGCTTTTGAAATGATGGTCGATGTCGGCGAAATGCGCGTTATGCAAGTACTGGCTCAGGCGACCAATATCATCGCTGAAGGTGAAGTCCTACAATTATTAAATTGTAATGATGCCGATACCACCGAAGCTCGCTACTTAGAAGTTATCTACTCTAAAACAGCCAAACTCTTTGAAGCCGCCTCGCAGTTAGGTGCCATTTTATCTGGCCTGCCGAAAGACCAAGAACAAGCCATGGCTGACTATGGCATGCACTTAGGGACTGCCTTCCAGTTAATCGATGATATTCTCGATTACAGCGCGACCGCCGATGAAATGGGCAAGAACGTGGGCGATGATTTAGCAGAAGGTAAACCAACCCTACCACTGATTATTGCACTGCAACGCAGTACCAGCGATGATGCTCAAATGATTCGTGAAGCTATTGAACAAGGTGGCCTTGATCGCATCGACGATATTATTTCTGTCATCAATAGCACCGGCGCTTTGGACTATGCTCGCAGCATTGCTGAGCAAGAAACTGCCAAAGCCATTGAATGCCTACAGTGCTTGCCAGATAGTGACGAAAAAGCTGCATTAACCGCATTAGCCTGGTTCTCAATTCAACGACAACATTAA
- a CDS encoding T6SS effector amidase Tae4 family protein yields the protein MSSFFQWLRNLFGGGSQQQPPVTPAPVPTPPSVRPTPQPDPVDSIPPAPVQPPEPVPEPTPEPPPAAPAPVQQGPATISAIETADLRVPLSSDVAFQIITSPAGQYADCKLDLSASSKVSVVSDIDPDSGRFTLRFDQVSTSDNDIQTIRVHNPQGDRSIAVTVSLMKLMWKNHPGRTNVCDDTVFTNQCAIRMGTAMELSGIKLSTDRRVLRRCTTEYNAYKDHAQGKVRGHVLAAQELANWIKSQPNTFGSRHIVHSKEELLGRTGIIFFRDGWGATDHIDVWDGESLVGGFPSYFNSDFKELWFWDIY from the coding sequence ATGAGCAGTTTTTTTCAATGGTTACGTAACTTATTTGGTGGCGGGTCTCAACAACAGCCACCGGTCACTCCTGCACCAGTGCCAACACCTCCTTCGGTGAGACCAACACCGCAGCCTGACCCTGTAGATTCAATACCTCCTGCGCCCGTGCAACCACCGGAGCCTGTACCAGAGCCGACTCCCGAACCACCACCGGCTGCACCTGCTCCAGTACAACAAGGTCCTGCCACCATTTCAGCGATTGAAACGGCAGACCTTCGGGTGCCTTTGTCCAGCGATGTAGCGTTTCAAATCATTACCTCACCTGCCGGTCAATATGCCGACTGCAAGCTAGACCTTAGCGCCAGCAGCAAAGTTAGCGTGGTGAGTGATATCGATCCTGATAGCGGCCGTTTCACATTACGCTTTGACCAGGTCTCAACATCCGATAACGATATTCAAACAATCCGAGTGCATAACCCACAAGGAGATCGTAGTATCGCGGTAACCGTTTCACTGATGAAACTCATGTGGAAAAATCACCCCGGACGCACCAATGTTTGCGATGACACGGTATTCACCAATCAATGCGCCATTCGTATGGGTACCGCAATGGAGTTATCGGGAATCAAGCTATCAACGGACCGCAGAGTACTCAGACGCTGCACCACTGAATACAATGCTTACAAAGATCACGCCCAAGGCAAAGTCAGAGGCCACGTGCTTGCCGCACAGGAGCTGGCTAACTGGATTAAGTCCCAACCTAATACCTTCGGCAGCCGTCACATCGTTCATAGCAAGGAAGAACTACTAGGGCGCACTGGTATCATATTTTTCAGGGATGGCTGGGGTGCAACAGATCATATTGATGTCTGGGATGGCGAATCGTTGGTTGGCGGCTTCCCGTCTTACTTTAACTCAGACTTCAAAGAACTTTGGTTCTGGGATATTTACTAA
- a CDS encoding DUF4360 domain-containing protein: MKTILPIVLCLGLSACNSSDKELEFTDVKINSVTTSGAGCPSDSGASVTLAPDKTVVSVIFNEYLAEAGSGTGVTESRIPCNIAISLDIPSGYQTFLIDADFRGAVFLPEDGWAEFTREYFFSGESSPTLVDRWEGELENDGLQIFDRLEEYGGRLSHCGSDVILRSNTSLYISVPEGADTSLITLDSLDYTNRAQFDYQLRYVKCDI, encoded by the coding sequence ATGAAAACTATTTTACCTATTGTTCTGTGCCTTGGGTTGTCTGCTTGCAATAGTAGCGACAAGGAATTGGAGTTTACTGATGTAAAGATTAATAGCGTGACGACATCAGGAGCTGGTTGCCCTTCTGACTCGGGTGCTTCAGTCACCCTCGCTCCTGATAAAACAGTGGTTTCAGTTATATTTAACGAGTATTTGGCTGAAGCGGGGTCCGGAACCGGCGTCACCGAGAGTCGGATTCCCTGTAATATTGCTATCTCTCTGGATATCCCATCGGGTTATCAAACGTTTTTAATTGATGCTGATTTTCGTGGTGCAGTATTTTTACCAGAGGATGGTTGGGCGGAGTTTACCCGCGAGTACTTTTTTTCGGGAGAGAGTAGTCCTACTTTGGTGGATCGCTGGGAAGGTGAGTTGGAGAATGATGGATTACAGATCTTTGACCGCTTGGAAGAATACGGTGGCAGGCTTTCTCACTGTGGATCGGATGTGATTCTGCGCAGCAATACCTCTTTATACATTTCTGTGCCCGAAGGTGCGGACACATCACTCATCACGTTAGATTCATTAGATTATACAAACAGAGCACAGTTCGACTATCAATTACGCTACGTTAAGTGTGATATCTGA
- the gshB gene encoding glutathione synthase, translated as MSSQPVSIGFVMDPIESIKPYKDSTFAMMLEAQRRGWDVHYIQQSDIFTEAGIVYCHSQTVSLQDNNDHWFDVTGEQTQPMSAIDCVIMRKDPPFDMEYIYSTYMLELAEQQGCLVLNRPSSIRSANEKFFTTWFHEFAPETLVTRDMQRIKAFHDKHERIVVKPLDGMGGSMIFQIQAGDQNRNVILETITHQGTVTAMAQRFLPEFKDGDKRILLVDGVPFDYALARIPAKGEGRANLAAGATSKGVPLTDRDREICAAVGPSLKEMGLTFVGLDVIGDYMTEINVTSPTCIRELDTIYSANIAGLLMDAVEKKLEQAA; from the coding sequence ATGTCTAGTCAGCCGGTTAGTATCGGATTTGTAATGGATCCGATTGAGTCGATCAAACCCTATAAAGACAGTACGTTTGCCATGATGCTCGAAGCGCAACGCCGTGGTTGGGATGTTCATTATATACAGCAGTCAGATATTTTTACGGAAGCTGGGATTGTTTACTGCCATAGCCAAACGGTTAGTCTGCAGGATAATAATGATCACTGGTTTGATGTAACGGGCGAACAAACGCAGCCGATGTCAGCCATTGACTGTGTCATTATGCGTAAAGACCCTCCTTTCGATATGGAGTACATCTACAGTACTTACATGCTGGAACTGGCTGAGCAGCAAGGTTGTTTGGTGCTTAATCGTCCATCCAGTATTCGCAGCGCCAATGAGAAATTTTTCACAACCTGGTTTCACGAGTTTGCTCCGGAAACTCTGGTTACCCGAGATATGCAGCGCATTAAAGCCTTCCATGACAAACACGAACGCATTGTTGTGAAACCGCTGGATGGCATGGGTGGTTCAATGATTTTCCAGATTCAGGCAGGCGATCAAAACCGCAACGTTATTTTGGAAACCATTACCCATCAAGGGACAGTGACGGCGATGGCGCAACGTTTTCTCCCGGAGTTTAAAGATGGCGATAAGCGCATTTTGCTAGTCGATGGCGTGCCATTTGATTACGCTTTAGCAAGAATTCCGGCTAAAGGCGAAGGTCGTGCGAACCTTGCGGCTGGTGCGACGTCAAAGGGGGTCCCATTGACCGACCGCGACCGCGAAATCTGTGCGGCGGTTGGCCCAAGTCTTAAAGAAATGGGATTAACCTTTGTTGGTTTGGACGTGATTGGTGACTACATGACAGAAATCAATGTCACCAGTCCAACCTGTATTCGTGAGTTAGATACAATTTATTCGGCTAATATCGCAGGATTACTAATGGATGCCGTTGAGAAAAAACTGGAGCAAGCAGCATGA
- the rplU gene encoding 50S ribosomal protein L21: MYAIFTTGGKQYRVSQGDVIDIEKLDVEEGASVNFDNVLMINNDDAVQIGAPYVAGGQVTATVTKQGRGKKVEIVKFKRRKHHEKRTGHRQYLTKVEITAISA; the protein is encoded by the coding sequence ATGTACGCCATCTTTACTACTGGTGGAAAGCAATACCGCGTATCACAAGGTGATGTGATCGATATTGAAAAGTTAGACGTTGAAGAAGGCGCAAGCGTTAATTTCGACAATGTCCTTATGATTAATAATGACGACGCTGTTCAGATCGGCGCTCCTTATGTTGCTGGTGGCCAAGTCACTGCAACTGTAACGAAGCAAGGTCGCGGCAAGAAAGTTGAGATCGTCAAATTCAAACGACGTAAGCACCACGAAAAACGCACTGGTCATCGTCAATATTTAACAAAAGTTGAGATCACAGCGATCTCCGCTTAA
- the rpmA gene encoding 50S ribosomal protein L27 → MAHKKAAGSTRNGRDSESKRLGVKRFGGQAVTAGSILVRQRGTRFHPGTDVGCGKDHTLFAKKDGVVVFEVKGDKNRKFISIQATA, encoded by the coding sequence ATGGCACATAAGAAAGCGGCGGGTAGTACTCGCAACGGTCGCGATTCGGAGTCGAAACGTCTTGGCGTTAAGCGCTTCGGCGGACAAGCTGTAACAGCTGGTAGCATTTTAGTACGCCAGCGTGGAACTCGTTTCCACCCAGGTACTGATGTTGGCTGCGGCAAAGACCACACACTGTTTGCTAAGAAAGACGGTGTTGTTGTGTTTGAAGTTAAAGGCGACAAGAATCGCAAGTTCATCAGCATCCAAGCAACAGCTTAA
- a CDS encoding ECF-type sigma factor — MDLLTQSEHHSKLLETLYPEIKRLAAIQMSRERSNHTLCPTALVNEAYLKMSSEESMIFNDKQHFLAVCGNCVRQILVSHARTKNAAKRGGGQVPVTLIEGVDDFQAEQDMDVILLDELLIRLEALDAMQVKVVELRFFSGMSNEEISDVLDISLSTVKRKWTMAKAWLYKEMNR, encoded by the coding sequence ATGGATCTACTGACACAATCTGAGCACCACTCGAAATTACTGGAAACTTTGTATCCGGAAATCAAGCGCTTGGCTGCGATTCAGATGTCACGAGAGCGCTCTAATCACACGCTATGCCCCACTGCGCTAGTCAATGAAGCGTATCTGAAGATGAGCTCAGAAGAGAGCATGATCTTTAATGATAAGCAGCACTTTCTGGCCGTTTGTGGAAACTGCGTGCGGCAGATACTGGTGTCACATGCGCGTACCAAGAACGCTGCAAAGCGCGGCGGTGGCCAAGTCCCCGTTACATTGATCGAAGGCGTGGATGACTTTCAGGCTGAGCAGGATATGGACGTTATCCTGTTAGATGAGCTACTAATACGCCTTGAAGCATTGGATGCGATGCAGGTTAAAGTGGTCGAATTACGGTTTTTCTCAGGAATGAGTAATGAGGAGATTTCTGATGTCCTCGACATTTCTCTATCAACGGTTAAGCGCAAATGGACTATGGCTAAAGCATGGCTGTACAAGGAGATGAACCGGTAG